tcgttaaacggggtaatcgtccagcggggtaCAACTGTAGTCAGTACTGTTGGACACTGGGTATTGCAGCccagcatgaactgctggatagctcagtggcttagatctctggctgcagagtcagaggttgggagttcaattccccactgtacctttttgacaggggctgaatgatccatagggtcccttccagctcttcagttccaTGATAGTGATGATTGTCTGGAGATCAGCAGTTGCCCAACTCTTTTATATATGTAAGGCCTGGACAGTTATTTCTCAGTACATATGGGCTCTGTAACCTGTGTGACAACTATGGAAAACAAACCATCCCTGTTGTGGGCACAGTATCAATTGTTTATGATTTATTCCTATACATATCGTATTTCATTTCAGATCCCTTTATGCTGTCATTTGTATACAATTCTCTCTCAGTTATAAACTATAACCTCcagaactgaagaagaaagagcAAACTTCTGCaagatttttgtcatttttagtGATAATATTTTACACCTGTAATATATATGCACATTTTGTACAATACGTTTTAGGAAATAGATCAATTCTTTAATATTCTGTGGACCAGCTGGAAATGTTGATTCATGGTCTGTGTATCTTTGTCACTGTAAGTTACCAGACTAATGCTCACAAAGTAATTCTTTCTGGCATCTTTTCTAGGTTGGTATGTGGTGTGGCAGCTCTTCTTATCCAAGTTCAAGTTCTTACGAGAGCTTATAGGAGATACAGGATCTCAACAGGGAGATAATGAAGTCACTGAGCCAGAGGCTGAACAGGATGCATCACCCACTCCTCAAAGGAGTAGACAGAAAGCAGCCCGGCAGCGAAGGGCACCTGTTGAAGATGCAACTTAAGGCAGGATGATGAGATCATTCTCAAGTGACTAACACAGCACAGCTGTGATTATAACAACTGGTTCTACTGATATGCTGAATGAGGAAAACCTTCAGAAGATGTTGAGACAATATTTGGAAAATGGCACCAGGAAAAGGAAgatgtgcagaaaaaaatagCTGCTACAATTTTCTGAGCAGAGTTAGCAGGAAATAAAgtttccctttctgttcctccACAGTTAGGTCTAGCTGTTGTACCATTGTGAATGGAGCCACATATATCATTGTCTATATCTTCCACTTGGTTCTTTAAGCCTTATCATGGGTGCAGTGATGTTCTATTTTGGGGAACAGTCCATAAGGTCCCACTTCTCCATGTGATAAAATCAACATTAGGTTATGTGAAAGTTGAATCATCAATTAGGTAATGAAACCTAGGATTTTGCTTTCAGTGCATAATCATTTCAGGTGCAtgtatagtttttttaaagaacctaAACATTTTGCAAGACTTTTATGTGTGATTTATCAGATCCATTCAGTTTTCTTTAATAGAGAGGATATAAGCATCTGTTACAAACCATTATCCCATGTCATATTTGAAAGAACCAACTAACTggatttcaaatgaatattttttttccttttcttgtctaCGTTCTTTGCACCAAAAATAATTGAAAACTTGTTACAGAACTCTTGACACACCTCTTGGTGTACCTTTTAAAACGCAGTCTCATCAGATTGCTAAATGTCACACTTGGGACCTTGAATTTGGTGTTCCTAGTTTGTGCATTTAATAAGTTCTACTTTGCCTTCTGTTGAGCAGCAACCTCTGCTTGAATTATGAATAAAACACTACTGAAAGTAGCATAATAGTAGCAATGGGAACTGTTATGGGAGTTATTACTACTGATAATGAACTGCCGACATTTCCTTGAACTCTTGTCTGTATTTTGTTGAACTGTTGACTTCATTCTGGTTCTAATCCATACCATGCAGTAGTGTTCTTCAAGGACTACACAAAGTGTCATAATGTTTTATACCAGCTAAAAGCTGCTCACCGTCCTGCTAACTACACCTGTAGAATACCTAACGCAAACCAACTTTGAATGACCTTCAAAATCTGCTATTTGGATGAAGagccttttatttgttttttgttcagtTACCACTTTATGTGTATCTTGTGAGGATTTTAAGATGCAATATTCACAAACTTGTACAAGACTTATATCTTTTATCCATCCATTTCCCTGAAGCTTTAATATATGAATACATGTGACAATTTGCCATATTTTTtctgagttttttgtttgttttgttttaattaacatGTGCTTGATCGTGCGGTAAATATGTAGTCTTGCTTTCTGTATTATGAAACAAGTGTGGGATTCTACATTTGGAAAATCATAATAATTTGCAAAGTGGACCTTGATTTTGCAATCTAAAGATGTCGCCAATGAAAACCCCTGTGCATTGAAAACATTTATGCTATAGGCTTTTTGCCAAGTGGATGTGATGGAAGGAAATCCTTGGAACCAGATGATTCCCACCATGTTCAATTCACTCTCTCCTCTCCCCATCAAGAAAGTTAGCTTTATAGAATTAATGTAATTACAGGTCAATATCAGTTATTTTTTCAAAGCACTTCAAATGGTTTTAAAGGTTCTATCTTTAAAGGTTTCTTCATTTCTGACTACCATGATTTGTCTTCTTTATAGATATGCTGGCAAAGCTTTACTTAGGgaagaaattatatatattttattaacaaTAAGGAGGGGCTTTGAAGAACTGTGTGCTGCAGCCATTCAAATGTCCAAACTAAGTATGAACATTTGGAAAGCCTATTTGTGAAAAGTTTCTATTGATTCTCTGTCTCTTCTGAACAAACTAATGGATAATCCACAAATCAGTTTCAGGAGCTGAGTCAGGGAAAAATATGAAATTGCAGCAGTGCAGAACTACATTAACCTAACATTAACTAACATTCAGAGAGGGAAAGCACCCTGACTTGAGAGTACTTTAAGGATGACAAGGGAAACTCAAGGTATGACCTCAGGACTATAGAAATTTTCTTCATCACAGTATTCAGTAATGTGGATAGAAGACTCTGGTTAAGTTTATTTTCTCACAGCCTTTCTTGAATagattggtttcttttttttatccATATAATTGCTTCTTGAGCAGAAAACCAGGAACTTGTTTGTTCTTGCGATAGTGGCAGAAGGGAAGAGCTAACACTTAAGCACTAGCAATGCTGCTGTTGTAATTTCGGTTCTGATGACCAATAACAGGGCACTAAAGTAGCTGTGTTTGTACACTGTGCGATTTGCCCAGTACTAGATGATCTCTGTGTTATGTGGCACCCAACTGGCTACTGATCAAGATCTGCCTGGTCCAACTTgtgccccctcctccttcctcaaaATTATTGGCCACTGTGAAAGGTTTGGTGAAACAACATGCAAGTCTCCATGCATCAAATACACGAACTTGTTCTTCCAAAATGGATGGGCATGGTGTGGTCTGTGGACTACATGCAGCTCTGGTGCAAAACTCCAGGAGCTGTGGTTTGAAGCCATATCTCTCCCAATCCCTGTGACCCAGCCCCCAACCctaaaatggatggttgtgcatTCCTTGTTTTGCCCCCGTCCCCTTTGTTTGACATTTTTGGGCTATGATGCAGCCCATAGTGAGTCCTGGGAGTGGAAAAGTGGCCCAGGGACATACACACCCAGTACCCCACCCCTGACCACCATGCTCAAATATCTcaatggagggagagaaagggagagggtagAGCTTTAAAAGATGGAGTCTGGGCTGGAGGTATTGGTGATAGTGGCCATTTAGTTTTCCTGGTGCCAAACCTAACAAGGTGATATACTGACATAGATGCAGGCAGCTTCTCTCTTTAACACAGTGTAGCAGCTCACCAAAACATTCCTGTTTATGATGCCACAGTATAACTTGAAAAGTCAAACTAACAACATAATTTGCCCACTGAATGTGAGAGGTGAACCAGAGCTGTTTTTTAACTGCAAGACTACTTGGATCAGTTATCTGGGGTCGAAAAATGAGTAAGGCTTGTAGTAGCAACCTTAATTAGAATAGTTAGAATCTATATACGGTAGTTTAGTTAAAATCAAAGATAGGTAGTATTTCTGCTGATGTTCCACAGATGTTTGCATTTCTGAATCTTAAAATAAGTTACACCTTAAAATTGTACTTTATAGTACAGGAGATTCAATGTATTCCTGTATATGTTGACTCAGAAGCTCCACTATGAATTCATTGGTGCTTACTCTTGGGTatctgcataggattgcagctttaggCCAATACTATGACCGATTCTGACATGGAAAGTTGTATTCCATGTTGGAAATGATGGGCTGGTGTAGGGATTTGCTTGTCAGTTGCAGCACGGTCACCATGTCCTTCACCTTGAATATCATTTGAAAGATACTAAGCAGGCAATACAAATGCTGATCTGTCCGCTggttatggattttttttcatagaGGTTTTGCcattttttgaaatgactctTGGCCCTTGGTTTTTACACCTGATGTACTTTTCCTTTGGACCTTTTTTTTAACTACCTAAAATATTTAAGCTATGCTTCTCCAAATTCTAAACTATGGATTTTTATATCTAGCTAGACAGTTGacgtttttatttttcttgtgtttgTGTGCTGTTGCAGCCATTTTCATGACTATAGGATTGCATCGTTTTACCTGATGGGTATAGCCAGTTGAAAAAACGTTGATGATTTTGCAGGCATCTGTTTTCTGTAagataaatgagaggaaaaaccGCAGAGAATCCAAAAACAACAGCATAATCTGTCTGAAAATCAGAAGGTCAATAATATTGAACACTGGGAGTAGAATCAGGACTCTTGATATTTTtgtagatttttctttttctttaaagactATATTTTTATATCCATCTTGCACAATGCTGCTCTCTTTCTGTTACAGTATAGCCAGTGGAAGTTATTTTGCAGAAATATTAAGTGGTTGCGCAGATAAATGGCACTTTGCATGGAATTTGTTCATGCACTATGTAATAATAGAAACTGCAATCTTGTAGATGCTGGTGGACTGCTGTTCCCATCCTCCTGCAGCTCTTTCCATCcttgaccatgctggctgaggatgaggGAAACTGTAGTTGTGGAAAAACAGGATGGCCAAAGTTTTCCCAGCACTGAGTTTTCCCTGTGccaatttatttacttattaagtTTAGAGCAGGCAACAAAAGCATCCCACAAAAATGGGGAAAGTTGTTGGTATAAAGATACTCAAAGTCTCTCTTCCTGCTCCCCTATACATACAaacatttgacttttaaaaagtctgaGTTCAAAGCTGACTTATCTTGACCAGGTGTACAAGATGGAGTTAAGCTCATTTGTGTAAACTTACTGCAGAGATTATATCATTACAGTTATTTTGATGGGTTTTGAAATgctgcagaagaaggagaaggggagagaaaataAACACTAGCAAACAACTCTTGAATACTTGGAGAATTACATCCAATCAATAAAGCATTACACGTTATTTTGACTTCTGTCCTTCATAGTCTCTGTGAGtgcacatgaatgggttaaactgcacctgcgcaggactcttcagaatattctagagcttaagtaACTGAGGAATAGAACATTTCCCCGTGATGTGCATGCCCCGTCCGCCCGtggtacctcagttcctttttgccgctgctGCAGTCAGACTCCTTCACAAAGCttgtttcaattcatttaaattttcTGGTTTTGATCTCAGCCTGTTTTCTTGACTACGTATTTTCTTACCTGGAGTATTTTGACTTGAACTTACCTGATTCTCGAGTCTTGTATTTTGGATTGGCTGCTGTTATTGGGTCTGGTTTTTGGCTTTTGGACGTTTGTGATTTGGGTTATGGAATTGGACTTGATACTTGGATCTTTGTCTTCTCGGCTTGACTCCTCGGTTTTTGATCCTGGACTGCTATTGTTAACGTTTTCGgtgagtctttttcttttttcactttcccccacctttccctGTTCCTGCCaaattttatggcctcttcag
This sequence is a window from Pogona vitticeps strain Pit_001003342236 chromosome 4, PviZW2.1, whole genome shotgun sequence. Protein-coding genes within it:
- the SMIM13 gene encoding small integral membrane protein 13, which produces MWQSIGLTLLVIVATLACVLLFMLCGWYVVWQLFLSKFKFLRELIGDTGSQQGDNEVTEPEAEQDASPTPQRSRQKAARQRRAPVEDAT